In Entelurus aequoreus isolate RoL-2023_Sb linkage group LG12, RoL_Eaeq_v1.1, whole genome shotgun sequence, the DNA window CAGCGATGCTCCGACGCGGGTATGTTTATTCGGAATTAGAAGAATATCCGCTGCCCTTTTATTGTTAACTTAAAATGTATTGTAGCGCAAAGTGTCCCCGTTGTCATCATCCTCTGATGAGGATTCCGAGAGTTCCCAGGAGGAAGAGGCGGCGCGGCAGAAAGCTTCAGGACACACCATCGAGCTGGACCAATCTCACCACAAACCACTCAAACGGTAAGCAGGAATGATGGTGGAAGATGACCGTATAAGGGCGTCACAggtggtaaaaaaacaaatagaCGGGATAGGGAcggcatggctcggttggtagagcggctgtgcctggttcgatccccggcttctgCCATCATAGTCACGTCCTTTCTGtccttgacccatcacccttgctcctgatgggtcgtggttagggccttgcatggcagctatgaatgtgtgtgtgaatgtgaaaatagtcaaagcgctttgagtacattgaaggtagaaaagtgttacacaagtataacccaattaACATTTACCAAATGTGTGTCTTGTCCGCAGAGAACGTCCTACCTCACCCAGCACAGAAGAAGCCATTCAGGGGATGTTGTCCATGGCCGGCCTGCTCTGCTCCACCAAGTCGGAGAAGGAGGCTGCCTCCCAGGAGCCCTGGTGGTCTGTCCCCAGCCAGGAGGGGCAGCAGAGGGGGCCGGCACACCAGCACCAGGGGGACGCCAGCCCTATGGACAGCCAAGGCAACAGCAGCGAGGCCTGGGACAATCATGGGCTCCCCAGCCCCGAGCCCGACTACCAATACTGTGACCCCTCCATGTCGCCCCCTCTGCACCCTTCCAAGAGAAACGCCCCCAACCCTCCGCCCATCAGCAATCAAGCCACTAAAGGTCTGCACTTTCATTATTGGTATCACCTCCACCAGGGAGATTGTATAATCCACTGGTCGCCAATCTTTTCTTGCTAGTTCATGTTCACTTTCGCCCAAATGGtcctttttggaattttttttttttagcagcccGAGTGAGAAAGTTCATTAACATAGTTTAAAAAGGTCCAAAAAGATCCCAAAAGGTCCAAGTAAAAAACCAAAGCAAGAAATAATGAAAATACAAGTAATACATTCCAGAcactcaaaaatatgaacacaaaacacttttttatAGCGAATAATTACATTATATAAGCACCACCATGTGTTAAATCGTACTAAAACCAAGACAGTGTATAGAAACAGAGGTACTTCCTAATAGGAaatatatttaccatattttttggaccagattatgaggcgcactgccAACGAGCGAGTcttgtcaggtctattttcatacaaaaggcgcactgtaCTAGAATGCAcataaaggagtcatattgtgattttttttctacatttaaaacacttccttgtggtggacataacatgtaatggtggttcttcggtcaaaatgttgcatagactgTTTtacttcaaaccgctttctgactcTTCAggaagcgccgttttgtgggcggctcTAATTTATGTGGCTCCACTCGGACAGCGTCTTTTCCTCAGCAGTATTGTTGTAcgggtagtttttagtgcttccataaggagtctactgacagatataagttagaactgtacactactttatattagaaatgacaacagcggggGATGAAtgctccacaacaagaggatagagaaaaaggagctaTTAACTGTGGCATAGACTACAACGGCGGACACACGCACATTTTTAAGACTtattcagatcccaaatacacaacagcaggtaccattaggtaagaaaagttggctttgcataatattgtaaaacaaaacgccagataatgtctcctaattggtgccattttggggtcacaCCATAAAaaaacttgtatgttgaagcacagtacatctgactacggtagccgtaatgctccaacaatccatcaagcggtgcggcgtcgtagtttaccaaagtcatactaaaacattttgactgatttttgagcgctgtgtaatgttctatattgtgaatgaaacatcaaagtttttgtGTTACTTGCTTACCagcatcatttattgaacaaGCGTCAACTTGCAGCccacacatctcttatgtgtgactgccatctactggtcacacttatcattacactatataccaaataaaattgctttgaggtcgttaAGCACCACCAGATTTAATACGTACATCAGGCGCACCAAGTTGtgaggcacactgtcgatttttgagaaaataaaaggattttaagtgcgccgtagagtccggaaaatactgtactaAATTACTGTATTAAATTCACAAATGTTATTTTCCAAAAAAGATTTGTTACCTCTACCAGAGGTTACGTAATCTTTTGCGTTAGTTTGTTTGtcaataattaaaacaaaaaatgaaaaagttGTAGCCGTTTAtgtaactttcaggaaatgtctgaAATGGGATAAGTGATTAGATCTTCGGCTTAATCTGAATATTTTCTACTTAATTATCTTGCGTGCGTTTGAGTCTCTGTGTCTTCTAGCGGCGCGCAAGGACAAAGACAGTGGAGACAGACAAGATTGTTCATTCTGTTTTTCATTCCACTAAAGTTATGGGCGGAGTTTCATCAAACTGAAAGAAATATCCGAAATGCAATAATTTGTGTATCGTTCGTTTATTCATTtttcaatataaaaccaaacataaaaaactaagtacctttttttaaattttatatatatatatatatatatatataaaatttaaaaaaaggtacttagttttatatatatatatatatatatatatatatatatatatatatatatatatatatatatatatatatatatatatatatatatatatatatatatatatatatatatatatatatatatatatataaaactaagtacctttttttaaattttatatatatatatatatatatatatatatatatatatatatatatatatatatatatatatatatatatatatatatatatatatatatatatatatatatatatatatatatatatatatatatatatatatatatatatatatatatatatatatatatatctatctgttTCCAGACCTAAAATGCACAGTTGGAAAACAGACAATGGGCATATAAACGTATATTTTGCGAATCCATTTGAGAAACCAAGTTTCCCCGGAAGTAGTTTGAAGTAAACTTGggtttgcaagttaaaaaaaaaggcagagaaGAAAGAAGGAGAGAAGGAGTCTAAATCTTTAAGTCCACTTGCCAAACATTGAACATGATGTAGAAGCGGTACAAAGATAGCTGTGATACTGTGCAAAACAAGACTTTATGTTGCAAATAAATAGGGTTTTTTTTGCGGCCCAATTtagagtttttagtattttttcccCAGATATTTATCCACATTCGTCTCTGCTACCTCAGTGATTCTAAATTCACTAATTATATTTTGTGACTACAAAGGTCGGCATTAGCTACCTGCTGACATCTAGTGGCAGATTATTTAACTGCACTCAAAGACACAAGCCGTCAACATAGACTGACTGACAAGCATACACCTGTAGTGTTTGCAGACCCACACTTGTGGACCGCTTGGTTTTTTGCTACAGTGCCACCTATTTTCTAAACTAGTGGATATAGATACAGAAGATGGATGGTGGTAGGCATGTGGGTATCGAACCTGAATCACGTTGTTCGATGAATCttataaaaacatttgtcaacTGTATTTTACAGATTAAAGAACGTTTGACTATAATACGTTTATAATTGCGGTAGTCTTGTATGCACGTCAAATATAGTATTTATTGTAATATTCAGGCCAAGATAGCTCAGCCTTTTTTGAAAGCTTGCTTGGCCggcacatttagtttttaagttaatCTTAATACTGTGTGTATTAAATTAAACAGAAATAAAATTCTGTGTACCCTGTCAAAAAACCATAATGGGTCTGATTGTGCAGTCTCGGGTCTGCAGACACATACTATTGGACTTAATTGTGAAATctgactgttattttattttttctctagGCAAAATTCCTATGGCTCACGTTAGTATCTGTCACAGCACACAAGTGCGCCGCGGTACCCTCAAGTTGAAAGAATAAAAGCAAAATGGTCTACTCCGCCATTAAGATatagcagtgatgggcaagctacttggaaaatgtagtcagCTAACTCCATTTTTAAATGAAGATAAATCAATGAAAGGGAACATATATTAGTGCCAGGACTGGAGTCCCATGTAACTTTTATACCAGTGTGTATATAAGCAGCATTGACACTTTCCCATTGCCTTCCTCCTCCCTGAGTGGCTTGCACACACAGCTGTGCACTGTCAAGTTAGTCAGAACAAAACAAAGTTCttaaaatgtcaattaaataAAAGTACCGGTCAATAGCCTATTAAAGCACCCTGGAAGAAACATAGTTATTACAAGACCCTCGCCTTACGTGGTTTCTGCTAAGCCCGCCTCTTTTATGAACGCTATCCTGATGTAACTAATCAAGTTATCCAGTTTAGTATTTATACTATATCTTCAATGCTTGGCAGTTTAAAATTAAGACAAACCAGAACTGTAACTtggtttagaccagtggttcttaaccctcTGGGCCAAACTCTTCCACTTCAGAGGGGCACGGGGCCAACTCATATGTTAACATTGAATTAATAATCtaactcttgattttaatggtaCACAATAATTATATTGAAGGTACTTaagagtttacaaccttgtcaaatgatatgaaagcatgtgttaataccAAATATTATTTATTCAACACATAAAGCTTAGGCTTagatcaggctgattagaaagataaatactaatcaaatgtacTGCATAGGAAGGGACTCTTGAATAAGTGACAAATATAAATGTCAATACAATTATATtgtgctaaaaataaaaaataaatgattgttTCTaagctgtcaataaaattaaagtgcaagtgaaaatacagcttcaccactttaatcATAGTTTTGCACTTAAACGTctcaatgactttagctccacacttcttcggtttgtttgagatagtcattactgccacaagtggtggaaaagtgtattacaactgagtaccgctgcggcccatacagaccacagctgagaaacaggtaATTTTGGCAGCCCAACAATTGTTAAGAAACAATGGTTTAGACCCATCAGTCGTCCTGTCTTCTACGTTTGTTGACCTGCAGCCCAAATCCACATAAAACTACTTCCTGGTGAACTTGGTGTCTCAAACAGATGTGCAGAAAATAAGTTAATATGCCCATTTTCTGTTTTGTCCATTTTCCAACTGTACACAAAATTGAAAATACTAAGAACTATtaactgtttttgtttaaaaaatttgattttttttattttggttttatGTTGAAAAATAATGCATTGATTGATAAGGTGAAAAAGTGATGACATTTTGGGGCTGAATTCAGGCCTATTTTATTACTGGTAGATCGCACTTGGCAGATGTCTGCGCTCtccgagtgcttttctagtttttATTGCGTCTGAATGTTTTTTCTTGGGGTGTTTGAGAACCCCCTGGTGTAATTTCATCATGTgccttttgtttctttgttttcaGGCAAGCGTCCTAAAAAAGGCATGGCCACCGCCAAGCAGAGACTGGGCAAGATTTTAAAACTCAACAGACACAATCGGGTTTTTGTCTGAACGCTCCAAAAAACAATAAGGCGCTAATTCctctatttttcattttattttttaatttctcccACCGACGGAAGCTCAACATGTTGCCTGTGCATGCTTGGGAGACAGGGTAATGGATTCCACGTAAGCACATGCAAGCAAGACTTCACGACAAGCACACCAGGAACAAGAAGGGTGGAGGAAGACCTTCTTCACCAGGGAGCACCAGACGCTCCTGTGGGCATTAGGGAGAGTGGAGGTTTACCCAACCAGATCCAGACTCCTTTTAAAACTGAGTCACATCCGTCATGCTTTTATTTTCTGCCGCTTGCCTGGCGACTATCTTTGAGGGTGGTGTCGCCGCCACAGGGACTTCAAGGAGGTGGAACGGAAATTTCAAAATGGTGCTCATTATTTTTACTTTAACCCCCCTCGCCCCCTCTCCAAAAAGACTCGATTACACCAGCAATAATGAACACCCATTCTCTTTTTCCTCACTATTCTTTTTTTGTACACTTTAGTGCAACATTGCTGCCCCCTGTTGGTTTGACATAGGAATCATGAGtcagtgggggtgggggggctacAACTCAtagattttaatttatttgttttttctgtgatttttttgttttttgtaatgttatttttaTGGAACCTGATGTATTTATTAATGAAGAGATacaattttattatattttagacCCCAAGCCTGAGCTACTCTGAGGTTTCTCCTTTCCCAAGGGGTttctttgcttttgttttctgtaAATGTGAAAAGTGTTTGCGTTGGTGTGCTGGTCATCTGTCATGtagcaaaatcttttttcttctctttagCCGGTGGTTTGGTGCAGCGTGCGACTAGAACGGGTCTTTTTTTCCTTATTTAACAACACAGACAAGCGTCAGCTTCCTCAATGCGCACCTGAGCTTGTTCCACTTAGTATTCTGAGCCAATGTGGTCGATGCATCCCGAGGTCGCAAAGGAACTTCAGTGATGAGGTTCTTGTTTTGTTTAGTGCTGCTGTGTGTTTTGCAGTTGTTCACTCTCAGGGAATGATGCCATGAACAGAACCTTTGATAAAGCACCAGCCACATCGTGAACGCAGAAAGAACGCTCtccattttttttacatcaacttCCTGGTTCTATTCGATCACACTTCCTGCTCAGTGTTAATGAGACATCCTAGAGATGATCCAACTTGACTAGCGATGCCAAGTAGCTTTAAGACCACGCGCTCTTTCTCTGTAAGCTTTGCTCAGGTTTAAGTGCACGTAACCTGCAAGTGACTTTCTTGTCCTCCATTTGGAGTCCTTTTCCTAACACTTTTAAACCCCTTTGCATGTCGACTTGttttaaaacaaacacacaaaacgcGAGCCGGCCCGCAGGCGGGGTTTGTTCCATCCTTTGCCACCTTTTTTGCTAAGCAGCTCTCTTTTTGGCATTTTGTGTTTACGTGTGGGTTCACAATTTTTTGATTAATTTGGCAAAAGAGATACAAACACTGGCAAACTGAGACACTGTTAATGCATTTTGTTTCTGCATTTCAAAAATTGCGtgtaaataaaagaaagaaaaaaggctCATTATTGATGACATACATCGCTTTTGATTTGAATGTGTTCAACACTTCAATTGGCAAAAACAAAATCGTATGCATTTAGaagatattttatttgtaaatgtACAACCATGACCTGTAGGTTCAATCCAGATGATCTACAAAGAAAACACAATTACTTTAGTCAACTTGTCCACCACAGGGACATAGAAAATGAAACACAGGTAAAGTTATTTCCCAAAACCCCAACTTCCAAACCAAATGGGTCCGACTTTTTAAGTAGGTATGTGTGTAAaatcttaaaaatatatttacatgaaACCAGTATCAGGCAGGTCTTGTAAAAACGATTTCAGTAAttgtaatgtaataatgtgataAATATTAAATATGGAATTAAAAGCAGTGAAAATCGTAAATTCCGGACGATAAGCCACTACTTatctcctacgctttgaaccctgcggcttatgaaaATGTATGAATAGTTTTGATTAAACAAGCAGACACCCCGAAAAGGTGTGTTATCgcttgtgctatggcaccatattTTGGACAAGTTCACACTAACTGCAGGTGCAGCAGGGTGAACGTCTAGTATTTCCTTCCAAATAgtcctttgaaccggaagtagaagtgccgttctgtcttcaaGTCATCCAAAGCGTTTCTACTCGCGTGGATTCTTCATTTAAGTTGTACAATATAACAAACATTtcctacttactaaactgtcccatgtgtgatgtctgtagttaTACTTGCCATCGTAATCAAGCGAACGTTGTTACAATTAGCTTATATGTTGacccgtttacaagtgtctgttagtattaacTCACaattttgtttcagtttcacaaattacttagtgaattcaccaaaacatcaccgtggagtttttAAGTCTGTTTGATTGGAGAGCtaccttccgcagctagtgggtccatgaaaatgacttctgttttgtttgatcagccattttactgccgtgtttcaAACACCATTTAGAAACAAGATATGTaactaaacatgaacaaaatattACTGCGTAaattaactaatttcacaacgttgtggctaataaatagaaaaaatacattttcagtgggtgcgctctatagtccggaaaatatggtaatttgtgGTCAACTTCTTCAATACAAAGTCACTGGGGCTCAATATTTGAAGTGTGACCATTTGTTAAAAATGTCATAACTTTCTTAATATTTACCCCATCTTAGAATGGCTGGCCTTATTTAAAAGCTCCTtcatttttaattgattaaattcATGAAATAAGCGTTGGAAGTGACGGACAATTTGCGTAAACATCGCTGCTCGGACTTAgagtcacaaaaaaaaatcacgagGTAATCGGTGGTTCCCAAAAATATTATTAGTTTAAAAGGTATTTGGCAGACTCACagataaatgtataatttatgttATAGGAATTCCAGTGAGCATTTTACTCATTGTAGCTTTTGTCGAGTGTAAACGTGTCAGATTTTGTCAGAGCTTTGTGGCAAGACTACTCGTCAAAtccaaaaattgcaatattgttgATAAACTAGGATGTGTGTTCTACGTTGTAAGTGTTGATGTTTAGTGGTGAGGACGACAACGCGAAAGCGGTTGATCTCTGAAAAGAGCGGTCCGGTCGCAACTCACGATGGCGCGATGTGAGTGACCACTTTAGAGATCCAGCCTGCTTCAAATACACACATACCTACTTTAAAATGTGGTGGAAACCACACAGATTACCAGGAATTATTCTGGGTAAAACATCCTTGGAAAGGGGCCATTTGGGGAATCGGTGCAGCATTCACCTTATTCCTCGTCATCTGCTGGGATTCCTAGCTCCTCGTCAGTCCAAGCAGACGCATCGGGCCATGGAAAGTGACCCTTCAAAGGCAATAATGGCACATTAATCTCTACTACTTGCTATGCTTTGCTGCGATGCATTTACAACACTCTACTCGCCTGGCAGCAAATGAACCGCGACAAAACCGCTAAAGTATTTTATGGACTCACCATCACTGCATCGGGGTCGTGCCAACAGTGCCACAGGATCCAGAACCACATCGCACCGCCTATTAGCTCCGCCTCAAACGTCTGTTTCTTGGTGATCTGAGGATGTTGTCTGTATTGCGGCTCGATGTGCGGCCCGCCGCTGGCCCTGGAACGACCAGGAAACATAATTATTTTCTACAgacatatttatttagtttattgaCGTGTTAGCGAGATAGCAAACACAATTAGCTTAAACGCTAGCCGACGTGCTATCGCTTACTTTCTGGTCATTATTCTTTGTGGGCCGCGTCGAAGGAGCTGGGTGCTCCCCCGAAAGACCCCCAGTATCCTTCCAAAAGAAGACATGGTGGTTGACTTGTCGAAAaatgacttcttttttttaaaacatctaGGTTATAAATTGGACGATACGACTGAGCTACCCCGTAAGTCACCTTCTCCCCCGGTCAACAGAGTGCTCCAACATCGACACCTCTGATTGGACAAGGAGGACGACTATGGTTGTAACCGGGCGCTGATTGGCTACATAATAATATCCTTCTTTCAACACAGCGCCACCTAGCAGTACTTGACATGTGACAATACAGTATTCTGCACTGTTACACAATAATTATGCACAATATCTAAACGTTTTACTCATGTATTCATTATTAGTGGTGTTGTTTTTTCCCCTTTTATATTAAGGCTTATAGTAAATCTGTATTTTGCATATTActgtaatatattatatgaggTGCGTTTTCTCTATTGTTCCTGCAATAACAACGGTTTTTATTGAACAACTGAACACACAAACAGTTCATAATGAAAATATACAGACAAATTAAGGCACTTCCAAAATattactttaattaaaaaaataaggttGAGCAATCAACATCTtcatacaaacaaaacatgttaaataaaacaaGGAGAGCGACAATACAAATAGATTAAACATAGGAacttcattttaaaaaataaaattatatatatatatccatccatccatccatttctaccgcttattcctttcggggtcgctggagcctatctcagctacaatcgggcggaaggcggggtacaccctggacaagtcgccatctcatcgcagggccaacacagatagacagacaacattcacactcacattcacacactagggccaatttctttggatatatatgtgtatacatatatatatatatataataacctaAATTCCTCCAATAAATATTATAATTTAAGGGCGTTTCTACTTTTTATCATCTTCCAAGATTTTATTCCTAACTTGAAATCATTAAATCAATGTGAGAATTTCGGTTTCACTTttgtgaatgaaaaaaaaaaaaacattagtttgcaacataataatattaatcattTCTGGACTATCTTTAATAAATATGCCAAATGTAATCTATTCTACACTAAATGGGAACATGTCTATACCCTAGTCTTTCAGTCAATCtcccaaaaataaatgtacagtatCACGTTCCAAAAATAGATGATTCACATCTTATAGCATTACAGATACAACAGTTGTCCAccatgttatttttttgtttaaaacaaTTCATTAGTAGGATATATGCCATTGATACTTttgaattgtatttctttaacttTATGAATTGGATATGTAATAAATATTGTCCTTATTTTCCCTATTATTAACTACTTTTGTAAAGTCTTCTACAATATATTTAGTATGTATGAATTGTGCCTGTAATATATTACTTTACTATCACCACCCCCTCATATGTTATCATCACAAACCACATAACACATCTTATTAAGGTTACAGCAATAAAGAGGTTCTTGGTATGTGATCAATCATCTTGAAAGGGGAAATGTCAATAGTTGTTCCAGTAATATCCACTAGATGGCGTCATGGGGGCAAGTATAGCTTGTAAGACACTTTCTGCTATGCCCAGTTTTGCTGTATAACcgagtacagtatatatactttctttataataataatgcCCGTGTTCTTTATGCAGCACAATAAATGATTTAAATGTACACTCAGTCATAGCATAAACGGGAATAGTTGGCAAGTGAACTCGTATATATCGTTCAAAACGCAAGAAAATTGCTCAAATGTGAACAAACGTTGGTGAGTCCTGCAAGAAAAACGCCGGAAGTAACACAAAGTCGTGACCGCGCACGCTCGCGCCCCCTCCCAGCACTCAAACAAGACGTGGGCGCCATCTTGTTTCTATCGTCGACGGGAGAATTGACATCGAAAGAAAGGGGAAATATCCTTTAAAGACAGGCACGTATGTGTAATCCACTACAAGTTGACAGGGGCGTCGAGTCTTCATCCGAAAAATTAAATAGAAGCTAGTTTGTTGAGCTGCGACATTAATGGCTAATGGCTGCTCTCCGGCTGCGCCCCTCTCCCCTCACAGCTCTGAGCCCGCCCACTGAATGCTAGCCGGGTGATGTCACCAGAACAGCTTCACAATTAAAATGTGCTTTCACTTTGATTTGTGTTGAATGTCTGTCATTAGTACGCCATAATCGTTAACTTAAAGGCGGGTCGTGTCGTCTTCACACCAAAAcataaaccccccaaaaaaccgcGGTTTATTTTCAAAGTGCTGTCCTCTCTGGTCAAATAAAGATGTCTCGATGTGTCCTCCTTGCAGGTGATGCCGAGTGGAAGGAAATACCCGACTTTTGAGGCGCTCCTCGGCCAACTTTGTGCAAAAGGGTTGCATGCAAAGGCAGCTTGCTTACTTGCTGCTGCAAGCTCGACGCACAAAAACCCGATGCGTCGTTGGAGCGCCAGTGCGCGTGCGCCAGAAGCTGCGCCTTATGGTGGGGGGAAGGAGGACTGCATGGACAAGATGAGGACATCCTCCCCGAACAGATGATGTCAAAGGGAATTCTACACATGCTGCACTGAAAGGCAGGTTTGTTGCAGAATAATACACACGGTGTGTACGACACATCTAAAATTGTTCACCAAGCAGCTCAGATTGCAGCCAGTTTAGTTCAAATATCAAGTAGTATCATAGCAATTTAGCATAATGTTGACCATTCACACAGTGTCACACAGTGGACGTGTGTCTTCAATTTATACACATGTGTGTTCAATATTTTAATGGTAGGTACTATATTTCAAGCAACATTTTTTACTCAACAGCTGAGTTGTCCTCATGCTTTGGATTTGTTAATACTGCTCTTCATCTCGACCCCATGATGCCTATTTAAAACATCCTTATTATGACACTTGGTACACTGGATCAATCCaccataaaaacaaaaacaacggtAACATGCTGCAAAACAACTGCATGAGAGAAACGCTCTGAgtttaaatagattttttcttTATGTCCTTGGACAGTTGGACGTGTAATTACAGTATTACTaaacaacattgattgattgattgaaacttttattagtagattgcacagtgcagtacatattccgtacaattgaccactaaatggtaacacccaaataagtttttcaacttgtttaagtcggggtccacttaaattgattcatgatacagatatatcaatcaatcaatcaatgtttatttatatagccctaaatcacaagtgtctcaaaattagaaataaaagttagcatgctactgttagcatgctaacgtttgcatgatAACAGCATGTGTCACAAACTAAGTTATAagactctaaggcaggggtgcccaaatgttttccactgagggccacacatttACAAAACAAAAGATGCAGGGGCCCTTTTGGTATTTTTCACCTTAAAAACGATTACAGTATATAGATTTTTTTCAAGAACTACAAAATGCAAGTTTGATAGAAA includes these proteins:
- the ndufb2 gene encoding NADH dehydrogenase [ubiquinone] 1 beta subcomplex subunit 2, mitochondrial; this translates as MSSFGRILGVFRGSTQLLRRGPQRIMTRKASGGPHIEPQYRQHPQITKKQTFEAELIGGAMWFWILWHCWHDPDAVMGHFPWPDASAWTDEELGIPADDEE